The following are from one region of the Paenibacillus sp. KS-LC4 genome:
- a CDS encoding class I SAM-dependent methyltransferase: MIVTTADRPSEATVAKARRIASELSVPYKTRGRMTLRQIGAEMAEIRLFVVTDREVRYYEGQTDTPLFFHPSMAFVRVKRLRRGEADPLITLSRCEEGDTIVDCTAGLASDSLVFAYAAGTSGQVTAIESERVLCALVREGLAVYESGLADVDAAMRRIRMISMNHLDYLRQLPDQSVDVVYFDPMFRQPIHESSSIQPLRQLVNHNALSAEAVTEALRVARKTVVLKEHRHSEEFARLGFERRHLHSSKIAYGVIEVARTRQ; this comes from the coding sequence ATGATCGTAACGACCGCTGATCGTCCATCTGAGGCAACGGTAGCCAAGGCGAGAAGAATCGCAAGTGAGCTGTCCGTTCCTTACAAAACGAGGGGCAGAATGACGCTGCGGCAAATCGGCGCCGAGATGGCCGAGATTCGTCTGTTTGTTGTGACGGATCGCGAAGTCAGGTATTATGAAGGACAGACGGATACGCCGTTATTTTTTCACCCCAGCATGGCTTTTGTGAGAGTCAAGCGGCTTCGAAGGGGAGAGGCCGATCCGCTCATTACGCTCTCCCGCTGCGAGGAAGGCGATACAATTGTAGATTGTACAGCTGGTCTTGCCTCTGATTCTCTCGTATTTGCTTATGCGGCAGGCACATCTGGACAAGTTACTGCTATTGAAAGCGAGCGTGTGCTATGCGCCTTGGTGCGTGAAGGGCTTGCCGTCTATGAATCAGGGCTTGCTGATGTGGATGCGGCGATGCGCAGAATTCGCATGATCAGCATGAACCATCTGGACTACTTGCGGCAGCTGCCAGATCAAAGCGTCGACGTCGTATATTTTGACCCGATGTTCCGGCAGCCGATTCATGAGTCGAGCTCGATTCAGCCGCTGCGCCAATTGGTCAATCACAATGCATTGTCTGCCGAGGCAGTGACCGAAGCGCTGCGAGTGGCACGCAAAACCGTCGTGCTTAAGGAGCATCGCCATAGTGAAGAGTTTGCAAGACTCGGCTTTGAGCGGCGGCATTTACATTCTTCAAAAATTGCTTATGGAGTGATAGAGGTTGCCAGAACAAGACAATAA
- the mutL gene encoding DNA mismatch repair endonuclease MutL, whose product MGKILVLDEQLANQIAAGEVVERPASVIKELVENAVDAGSSTIDITVEEGGLNLIRVTDNGSGIPAEEIETAFQRHATSKIATSSDLFRIASLGFRGEALPSIAAVSRLECLSSTGQTGLGHKLSIEGGTITASIPAATPQGTDMTVRDLFYNTPARLKYMKAVQTELGHISDYIYRIALAHPGIAFTLKHNGNTLLRTLGTGDRLQVIAAIYGSNTAKAMMAIQGDSPDYELIGYISKPELTRSNRNGITVIVNGRYIRSHAVNQAMLQAYHTLLPINRFPLAIIEIGMHPSLLDVNVHPSKMEVRFSKEAELRTLVESAIQAALGKERHIPGPDSIHNQKRSGPVFVQGAMSFHRPEPKTPPVPDKDTKRERPLAQAPYSPFGQGAAREFVPKDAAERLYKPAQAGNGLTREASAAWGSLASEARQPGGRVGANHSQSQSEDAPLPSEPSWIRQDAASVASAQSVAAGNEPGSGLEGIGAATADLSSEAAASVHAAPLPDSNLGQDSQASAAPEQPSAANEAGFPELHWIGQLHGTYIVAQSEEGLYLIDQHAAHERINYEYYYAKFGMPEAASQQLLVPLTLEFTPGEAEQLRGLLPLFNEAGVELEPFGSQTFLVRAYPQWLPDGEEQDIIEEMADLLLTERKSINIAKLREKAAIMCSCKASIKANDRLTREEGEALLSRLGACHQPYTCPHGRPIVVHMSTYQLEKMFKRVMS is encoded by the coding sequence ATGGGGAAAATTCTAGTGCTGGACGAGCAGCTCGCGAATCAGATTGCCGCAGGCGAAGTGGTAGAAAGGCCGGCTTCTGTTATTAAGGAGCTGGTCGAAAATGCTGTCGATGCCGGCAGCTCCACAATCGACATCACAGTGGAGGAGGGCGGCTTAAACCTTATTCGTGTTACTGACAATGGCTCGGGCATTCCTGCCGAAGAAATCGAAACGGCATTCCAGCGCCATGCTACGAGCAAAATCGCCACGAGCAGCGACCTGTTCCGCATTGCAAGCCTGGGCTTTCGCGGCGAGGCGCTGCCAAGTATCGCGGCCGTTTCTCGGCTGGAATGCTTGTCTTCTACCGGACAGACTGGCTTAGGCCATAAGCTGTCCATCGAAGGCGGAACGATAACAGCCAGCATTCCGGCTGCAACGCCGCAAGGTACGGATATGACCGTTCGCGACTTGTTTTACAATACGCCTGCCCGGTTGAAATATATGAAGGCGGTGCAAACCGAGCTTGGACATATTTCAGATTATATTTACCGTATTGCGCTTGCACATCCCGGCATTGCTTTCACACTGAAGCACAATGGCAATACGCTGCTGCGAACGCTCGGCACAGGCGACCGGTTGCAGGTTATTGCTGCGATTTACGGCTCCAACACGGCTAAGGCGATGATGGCGATACAAGGCGATAGCCCGGATTATGAGCTTATAGGCTATATTTCCAAGCCTGAGCTGACACGTTCCAATCGAAATGGCATAACCGTTATTGTGAATGGTCGTTATATTCGCAGTCATGCGGTTAATCAGGCTATGCTTCAGGCTTACCATACGCTGCTGCCGATTAATCGTTTTCCGCTTGCGATTATTGAGATCGGCATGCATCCAAGCCTGCTTGATGTAAACGTTCATCCTTCCAAAATGGAGGTGCGCTTCAGCAAGGAGGCAGAGCTGCGGACACTCGTTGAGTCCGCTATTCAGGCTGCGCTTGGAAAGGAGCGTCATATTCCAGGCCCGGATTCTATACATAATCAAAAAAGGTCCGGACCGGTATTTGTTCAGGGAGCTATGTCCTTTCATCGCCCAGAGCCAAAAACGCCTCCCGTGCCAGACAAGGACACCAAAAGGGAGAGGCCGCTCGCACAGGCACCCTACTCTCCATTTGGACAAGGTGCAGCCAGAGAGTTTGTGCCGAAGGATGCAGCGGAGCGTTTGTACAAGCCTGCTCAGGCTGGAAATGGCCTGACGCGTGAAGCAAGCGCCGCATGGGGGAGCCTTGCCTCTGAGGCAAGGCAGCCCGGTGGTCGTGTTGGGGCGAATCATTCGCAGTCGCAAAGCGAAGACGCTCCGCTTCCATCCGAGCCTTCATGGATTCGTCAAGACGCGGCTAGCGTGGCTAGCGCGCAGTCTGTGGCAGCAGGAAACGAGCCCGGCAGCGGATTGGAAGGAATAGGGGCAGCAACGGCCGATTTAAGCAGTGAAGCTGCTGCCTCTGTTCATGCAGCCCCCTTGCCCGATAGTAATCTTGGGCAAGACAGCCAAGCGAGCGCTGCTCCAGAGCAGCCTTCAGCTGCGAATGAAGCCGGTTTTCCCGAGCTGCACTGGATTGGCCAGCTGCATGGGACGTATATTGTGGCGCAGTCCGAGGAAGGGCTGTATTTAATTGACCAGCATGCGGCGCATGAGCGGATCAATTATGAATATTATTACGCTAAGTTCGGGATGCCCGAGGCTGCAAGCCAGCAGCTGCTAGTGCCGCTTACGCTGGAGTTTACGCCGGGTGAGGCGGAGCAACTGCGCGGCTTGCTGCCGTTATTTAACGAAGCTGGCGTCGAGCTTGAGCCATTTGGCTCGCAAACGTTTCTTGTGCGCGCCTATCCGCAGTGGCTGCCGGATGGCGAGGAGCAGGATATTATTGAAGAGATGGCTGATTTGCTGCTGACCGAGCGCAAATCTATTAATATTGCCAAGCTGCGTGAGAAGGCTGCTATTATGTGCTCGTGCAAAGCATCAATTAAAGCTAACGATAGGCTTACGCGTGAAGAGGGCGAGGCGCTGCTTTCAAGGCTTGGGGCATGCCATCAACCGTATACCTGCCCGCATGGACGCCCGATCGTCGTGCATATGTCCACCTATCAGCTTGAAAAAATGTTTAAGCGGGTGATGTCATGA
- the mutS gene encoding DNA mismatch repair protein MutS: MASYTPMIMQYLAIKEEAKDAFLFFRLGDFYEMFFEDAIAASRELEITLTGREGGGAEKIPMCGVPYHSAQNYIARLVEKGYKVAICEQVEDPAAAKGVVRREIVQVITPGTVMESKALSDKTNNFISAVALVNGNVAISSCDLSTGELYVTSFPLQMEALIDEINVYQPAEIVGDEDLLDKLQASNAWNRPILLTKRELVPEQKLLDQFGRQELVQLNEARLRAVNLLIGYLDDTQKRSLGHVRAIRSYEPGQYMILDHYTRRNLELTETVRDRSKKGSLLWLLDRSQTSMGARLMRRWIDKPLLSRTAIEARLEAVDTLYRNLILRDDIRAELHDIYDLERLVGRVAFGSANGRDMNALKTSIQRVPQLVQLCNDSGSQRLEQLVDGLDDCADLADMIATVVVDEPPVSIREGGLIRAGYDAYLDQLKEASTNGKKWLAELERAEREATGIRSLKIGYNKVFGYYLEVSKANLAMLPEGRYERKQTLSNAERFVTPELKEKERLILEAEEKMVDLEYERFLELREHLAGQLHRLQLLAEVIAELDVYQAFATVSAERRFTRPSITDSFDMVIEEGRHPVVEAVMENGAAFIANATELHKEHNTMLLITGPNMAGKSTYMRQVALIGIMAQIGCFVPAKSAQIPLIDRIFTRIGAADDLIGGQSTFMVEMKDIQIMTEKATENSLVIIDELGRGTSTGEGMAIAQAVIEYVHHQIRCKALVSTHFHELSHLEDSLPLLTNACMAVQESGDHVTFLRKLIPGAAGTSYGIYCAKLAGLPESIISRSYELLEVSEAVVETNASSKVRAGAVAGTGGLTAEQQAPALSNAPEHAYSGNSSDTDHSATQAASAAVRETAAAIQLSIWDEPAAAQADSGRRKGNAKSEQLAEQLRKLDLYNMTPMQAMQWIGDMKRKMND; encoded by the coding sequence GTGGCAAGCTACACCCCGATGATTATGCAATACCTAGCGATTAAAGAAGAAGCGAAGGATGCGTTTCTTTTTTTTCGTCTGGGCGATTTTTATGAAATGTTTTTTGAAGATGCGATTGCGGCCTCGCGAGAGCTTGAAATTACACTAACCGGCAGAGAAGGGGGCGGCGCTGAAAAAATTCCAATGTGCGGCGTACCCTACCATTCTGCGCAAAACTATATCGCAAGACTCGTTGAAAAAGGGTACAAGGTTGCCATTTGCGAGCAGGTCGAGGATCCCGCTGCTGCCAAGGGCGTCGTACGACGTGAAATTGTGCAGGTCATTACGCCGGGTACGGTCATGGAGTCGAAGGCGCTGTCCGATAAAACGAATAACTTTATTTCAGCGGTTGCCCTCGTCAATGGAAATGTAGCGATATCCTCCTGCGATTTATCCACGGGTGAGCTGTATGTTACTTCGTTCCCGCTCCAGATGGAAGCGCTGATTGATGAAATTAACGTCTATCAGCCCGCTGAAATTGTTGGTGATGAGGATTTGCTTGACAAGCTTCAAGCTTCAAATGCTTGGAATCGTCCGATATTGCTGACTAAGCGCGAGCTTGTACCAGAGCAAAAGCTGCTTGACCAGTTCGGCAGGCAGGAGCTTGTACAGCTGAATGAGGCACGCTTGCGCGCTGTGAATCTGCTGATCGGCTATTTGGATGATACGCAAAAGCGTTCACTCGGTCATGTTCGCGCAATCCGCAGCTATGAGCCGGGTCAATATATGATTTTAGATCATTATACCCGCCGAAATTTGGAGCTGACCGAGACCGTGCGCGACCGCTCGAAGAAAGGCTCGCTGCTTTGGCTGCTTGACCGCAGCCAAACCTCAATGGGTGCAAGGCTGATGCGCCGCTGGATCGACAAGCCGCTGCTTTCGCGCACCGCAATTGAAGCAAGGCTTGAGGCCGTTGATACTTTGTATCGGAATTTGATTTTGCGCGATGATATTCGTGCGGAGCTGCATGATATTTATGATCTGGAGCGCTTGGTCGGCAGAGTGGCATTCGGCAGTGCTAATGGACGCGACATGAATGCCCTTAAAACGTCCATTCAGCGCGTTCCTCAGCTAGTCCAGCTATGCAATGACTCGGGCTCGCAGCGACTGGAGCAGCTCGTAGACGGATTGGACGATTGCGCCGATTTGGCGGATATGATTGCGACGGTCGTCGTAGACGAGCCGCCAGTCTCAATTCGCGAAGGCGGACTTATTCGCGCGGGCTACGATGCTTATTTAGACCAGCTTAAGGAAGCTAGCACCAATGGCAAAAAATGGCTCGCTGAGCTGGAGCGTGCGGAACGCGAGGCAACCGGCATTCGCTCGCTCAAAATCGGCTACAATAAAGTATTTGGCTACTATCTCGAAGTTTCCAAAGCCAATCTCGCGATGCTGCCGGAAGGCCGCTACGAAAGAAAACAGACGCTTTCTAATGCTGAGCGCTTCGTAACGCCTGAGCTGAAGGAGAAGGAGCGTCTTATTCTTGAAGCTGAGGAGAAAATGGTCGATCTCGAATACGAGCGGTTTCTAGAGCTGCGAGAGCATTTAGCAGGGCAGCTTCACCGCCTTCAGCTCCTTGCAGAGGTCATAGCCGAGCTAGATGTGTATCAGGCATTTGCGACGGTAAGTGCTGAACGCAGATTTACTCGCCCCTCGATTACCGATTCGTTTGATATGGTCATCGAAGAAGGCAGACATCCTGTTGTTGAGGCCGTTATGGAAAATGGGGCAGCTTTCATCGCTAATGCAACGGAGCTTCATAAAGAGCATAATACGATGCTGCTTATTACGGGGCCAAATATGGCGGGCAAAAGCACCTACATGCGCCAAGTCGCATTAATCGGCATTATGGCGCAAATCGGCTGCTTTGTTCCGGCAAAATCGGCGCAAATTCCGCTGATCGACCGAATTTTCACGCGAATTGGCGCGGCGGATGACCTGATTGGCGGACAAAGCACGTTCATGGTCGAGATGAAGGATATTCAAATTATGACCGAGAAGGCAACGGAGAACAGCCTTGTTATTATTGACGAGCTTGGACGAGGCACCTCTACGGGCGAAGGCATGGCCATTGCCCAAGCGGTTATTGAATATGTCCATCATCAAATTCGCTGTAAAGCGCTCGTATCGACTCATTTTCACGAGCTGTCGCATTTGGAGGATTCCTTGCCGTTGTTGACCAACGCTTGTATGGCGGTACAGGAAAGTGGCGATCATGTGACCTTTTTGCGTAAGCTGATACCTGGCGCAGCCGGTACGAGCTACGGCATTTATTGCGCGAAGCTGGCAGGCTTGCCAGAGTCCATTATTTCCCGCTCCTATGAGCTGTTGGAAGTTTCGGAAGCAGTGGTTGAAACGAATGCGAGCAGCAAGGTGAGGGCAGGTGCTGTTGCTGGAACAGGAGGTCTGACGGCTGAGCAGCAGGCTCCTGCTTTATCCAATGCTCCTGAACATGCCTATAGCGGCAATTCATCGGATACAGATCATTCGGCTACCCAAGCAGCAAGTGCTGCCGTACGTGAAACGGCTGCGGCGATCCAACTGTCTATTTGGGATGAGCCAGCTGCTGCGCAGGCTGATTCGGGTCGCCGCAAAGGAAATGCGAAATCTGAGCAGCTTGCTGAACAGCTGCGTAAGCTCGACCTATATAATATGACGCCAATGCAGGCGATGCAGTGGATTGGTGATATGAAGCGCAAAATGAACGACTAG